One genomic region from Yersinia canariae encodes:
- the priC gene encoding primosomal replication protein PriC yields MSTEKLLQVLESQIEALSAQVGPQANTPSQQARFDLNLFGNHGNRFRDYLLEVHKNMAQLKLVVAENRTQQVAFLAEKLVAQISALQRELATQKLRKSNPDPKYNKLDPYHKLAEHQDYERRIIAMIQDRESQLGKQNLLTEQQKIQKELAALEGRLMRCRQALIKIERSIERKENGF; encoded by the coding sequence ATGAGTACAGAAAAGCTATTGCAGGTGCTTGAAAGCCAAATAGAGGCATTGTCGGCACAGGTTGGCCCCCAAGCAAATACCCCGTCTCAACAAGCTCGTTTTGACCTGAATTTATTTGGCAATCATGGTAACCGTTTTCGCGATTACCTACTGGAAGTGCACAAGAATATGGCTCAGTTAAAACTGGTCGTTGCAGAAAATCGCACACAGCAAGTCGCTTTTTTGGCTGAGAAACTGGTTGCACAAATATCGGCCTTACAAAGAGAATTAGCGACTCAAAAGCTGAGAAAGTCCAATCCCGACCCAAAATATAATAAGTTGGATCCTTACCATAAGCTAGCTGAGCATCAAGACTACGAACGCCGAATCATAGCCATGATTCAAGATAGAGAGAGCCAACTGGGTAAGCAAAACCTATTGACGGAGCAGCAAAAAATACAAAAAGAACTCGCTGCATTGGAAGGCCGTTTAATGCGTTGCCGACAGGCGCTGATAAAAATAGAGCGCAGCATTGAGAGGAAAGAGAACGGTTTTTGA
- the rsmS gene encoding pleiotropic regulatory protein RsmS, which yields MSVEKTSPELQLAVDLIYLLECNEIAPETALAALAIVQLDYQRKLRNQKSD from the coding sequence ATGTCAGTTGAAAAAACGTCACCAGAACTGCAACTGGCAGTAGATCTTATCTACTTGCTGGAATGCAATGAGATAGCGCCGGAAACAGCACTGGCAGCGCTAGCTATCGTGCAACTTGATTATCAGCGTAAACTACGAAATCAGAAATCTGATTGA
- the mscK gene encoding mechanosensitive channel MscK yields the protein MSRRFHHPYSLLFSLLTGAFLLRLQIMITLLVITLLASGSVFAAGINIDVPTRNEVLSQLDTLSKQKILSPAEKLSQQDLTNTLEYLDTIERTKQEANQLRQQLAQAPAKLRQATEGLDALKNNLADTLTRESLANYSLRQLESRLNETLDDLQSAQEDLSAYNSQLISLQTQPERVQSTMYSASMRLMQIRNQLNGLAPNQEVLRPTQQQTLLTEQVMLNAQLDLQRKNLEANTTLQDLLQKQRDYTTAHIDQLERYVQLLQEVVSGKRLILSEKTAKEAQVPDDAADIQNDPLVSRELAINKELSQQLINATKEGNTLVQQNIRVKNWLDRALQSERNLKEQITVLRGSLLLSRILYQQQLNLPTSGLITNMGPRIADLRLEQFEINQQRDQLFQGDDYIQTLMTDSKEKISPDVEDALGQIVDIRRELLDQLNKQLGNQLTLAINLQINQQQLLSVNESLQHTLTQQIFWVSSNKPMDWSWLKALPSALKAELSNFHFTLSWDDVLAGLVKSLVFLIPMLIVVGVIRSRYKIINKHLDRLASDVGQLKHDSQMHTPKAILLTLLKVLPGALVIVGVGYWCLRSDFNLSDFFWSFFQRLALFWLVFDLTYRMLSPCGITERHFMIAADRCAHYRRQMVRLGAALLPVIFWSALGEKSPLRLVDDVIGQIVIVIALALLALFVYPFCRDSWREKDSHAVRLVIVTAIAGTPIILIGLMVAGYFYTTLQLVGRWIDSLYLLFLWNIVYLTAIRGLGVAARRLAYRRAIARRQNLVKEGAEGGEPVEEPPLALEQINQQSLRLTTMVLFLIFATCFYAIWADLITVISYLDSISLWHYTTTVAGTSVAQAVTLGNMLVALMALVVAYILTRNLPGLLEVVVLSRLQLRQGTSYAITTILTYLITAIGGITALSSLGVSWDKLQWLVAALSVGLGFGLQEIFANFVSGLIILFERPVRIGDTITIGTFSGNVNKIRIRATTITDFDRKEVIIPNKAFVTERLINWSLSDTVTRIIIKVGVAYGSDLAKVKEILLKAAHENSRVMTDPEPHVFFLNFGASTLDHELRVYVRELRDRSYTVDELNSAIDKLCRENDINIAFNQLDVYLHKPDGTEIQEVSRPFETNKLPTAPSEKSAIGDTKPDLPDINKPLA from the coding sequence ATGAGCCGCAGATTTCATCATCCTTATTCTTTATTGTTTTCGTTGTTAACAGGCGCATTTTTATTACGCCTACAGATAATGATTACCCTGCTTGTAATTACTTTGCTAGCTTCTGGCTCGGTTTTCGCGGCCGGGATAAATATAGATGTGCCGACGCGCAATGAAGTACTGAGCCAGTTGGATACATTATCAAAACAAAAAATATTGTCGCCAGCTGAAAAGCTATCACAACAAGATCTGACGAATACGCTGGAATATCTTGATACTATCGAGCGTACTAAGCAGGAAGCCAATCAGCTTAGGCAGCAATTAGCACAGGCACCGGCGAAATTACGGCAGGCGACGGAAGGGCTGGATGCACTTAAGAATAATTTAGCAGATACCTTGACTCGAGAATCCTTGGCGAACTATTCATTACGCCAGTTGGAATCACGTCTAAATGAAACATTGGATGACTTACAATCCGCGCAAGAAGACCTCTCGGCCTATAACAGCCAGCTAATTTCTCTGCAGACTCAACCAGAACGTGTGCAAAGTACCATGTATAGCGCATCGATGCGTTTAATGCAGATTCGCAACCAACTCAACGGATTAGCTCCGAACCAAGAGGTTTTGCGGCCGACCCAGCAGCAAACGCTATTGACTGAGCAAGTCATGTTAAACGCGCAACTAGATCTACAGCGTAAAAATTTGGAAGCGAATACCACCTTACAAGATTTGCTGCAAAAACAACGGGATTACACCACCGCACACATTGATCAGTTGGAGCGTTATGTCCAGCTATTGCAAGAAGTGGTGAGTGGCAAGCGGTTAATTCTTTCAGAGAAAACGGCTAAAGAAGCGCAAGTGCCTGATGATGCGGCTGATATCCAAAATGACCCCTTGGTCAGTCGGGAATTGGCGATTAACAAGGAATTGAGCCAGCAATTGATTAATGCCACTAAAGAAGGTAACACGCTGGTACAACAGAATATCAGGGTCAAAAATTGGCTGGATCGCGCTCTGCAATCTGAACGTAATTTAAAGGAGCAAATTACCGTTTTACGGGGTAGTTTGCTGCTTTCTCGTATTTTGTACCAACAGCAACTCAATTTGCCCACTTCTGGTTTAATTACCAATATGGGGCCACGCATCGCGGATTTGCGTTTAGAACAATTCGAAATCAATCAGCAGCGTGATCAGCTATTCCAGGGGGATGACTACATTCAAACCCTGATGACTGACAGTAAAGAGAAAATCAGCCCTGATGTGGAAGATGCATTGGGGCAGATAGTCGATATCCGACGTGAACTCCTGGATCAGCTAAATAAACAGCTAGGTAATCAGCTGACTCTGGCTATAAACCTGCAAATTAACCAGCAGCAATTACTGAGTGTTAATGAGTCACTTCAACATACCCTGACACAGCAAATCTTTTGGGTTAGCAGTAATAAACCAATGGATTGGTCTTGGTTGAAAGCATTGCCGAGTGCATTGAAAGCTGAGTTGAGTAACTTTCATTTTACCTTATCTTGGGATGATGTATTAGCTGGATTAGTTAAGTCATTGGTGTTCTTGATACCGATGCTGATTGTGGTTGGCGTCATCCGTTCACGCTACAAAATCATTAATAAGCATTTGGACAGGTTAGCCTCTGATGTCGGGCAATTAAAGCACGATAGCCAAATGCACACACCCAAGGCCATTTTGCTCACCTTGCTGAAAGTGCTGCCAGGGGCTTTGGTCATTGTGGGCGTGGGTTATTGGTGCTTGCGCTCAGACTTCAATCTTAGCGATTTCTTCTGGAGCTTCTTCCAACGTCTGGCCCTATTCTGGTTGGTGTTTGACCTGACATATCGCATGTTATCTCCATGTGGCATCACTGAACGGCATTTTATGATAGCGGCGGATAGATGTGCTCATTATCGACGCCAAATGGTGCGTTTAGGGGCGGCGTTACTGCCCGTTATCTTTTGGTCTGCTTTGGGGGAGAAAAGCCCGCTTAGGCTGGTAGATGATGTTATTGGGCAGATTGTCATTGTCATTGCGTTGGCACTATTGGCTTTGTTCGTCTACCCATTCTGTCGCGATAGCTGGCGTGAGAAAGACTCTCATGCGGTTCGGTTGGTCATTGTCACTGCGATAGCGGGAACACCAATCATATTGATTGGATTAATGGTTGCTGGGTATTTCTATACAACATTGCAACTGGTTGGCCGCTGGATTGATAGCCTCTATTTATTGTTCTTATGGAATATCGTTTATCTGACCGCCATTCGCGGACTGGGGGTTGCGGCACGGCGTTTAGCTTACCGCCGAGCAATTGCCCGGCGACAAAACCTGGTTAAAGAGGGCGCTGAAGGAGGGGAGCCAGTAGAAGAGCCTCCATTGGCGTTGGAGCAAATTAACCAACAGTCATTACGTTTGACCACCATGGTCCTGTTCCTGATTTTTGCCACCTGTTTTTATGCTATATGGGCTGATTTGATAACGGTTATCTCTTATTTGGACAGCATCTCTTTGTGGCATTACACCACAACAGTCGCGGGCACGAGTGTTGCTCAGGCGGTCACATTGGGGAACATGCTCGTAGCGTTGATGGCATTGGTCGTTGCTTATATCCTGACGCGTAACTTACCCGGCTTGCTTGAAGTGGTGGTTTTATCACGGCTACAACTACGCCAGGGAACCTCTTACGCCATCACCACCATTTTGACCTATCTAATTACTGCTATTGGGGGGATAACTGCGCTTAGCTCGCTCGGGGTTTCGTGGGATAAATTACAATGGTTGGTTGCTGCTCTGTCAGTGGGCCTGGGGTTCGGCTTACAGGAAATATTTGCCAACTTTGTATCAGGTTTGATTATTTTATTCGAACGCCCTGTTCGTATCGGCGATACCATTACCATTGGGACTTTCTCCGGCAATGTAAACAAAATCCGTATTCGTGCTACGACGATCACTGATTTTGACCGTAAAGAAGTGATTATTCCGAATAAGGCCTTTGTGACTGAGCGACTGATTAACTGGTCTCTCTCTGATACTGTTACCCGGATAATTATTAAAGTCGGGGTTGCGTATGGTTCTGATTTAGCAAAAGTAAAAGAAATTTTGCTAAAAGCCGCGCACGAAAACTCACGGGTTATGACTGACCCTGAACCCCATGTATTCTTCCTTAATTTTGGTGCCAGCACACTTGATCATGAATTACGTGTATATGTGCGCGAATTACGTGACCGTAGCTATACGGTTGATGAATTGAATAGTGCAATTGATAAGTTATGCCGTGAGAATGATATTAATATTGCATTTAATCAATTGGACGTTTATTTGCACAAACCAGATGGTACTGAAATTCAAGAAGTTAGCCGGCCTTTCGAGACCAATAAATTACCTACTGCGCCGTCTGAAAAGTCTGCAATAGGTGATACCAAACCTGATTTGCCGGATATCAATAAGCCACTTGCTTAA
- a CDS encoding DsrE/DsrF/TusD sulfur relay family protein, with translation MSNETSSLVIIANGAAYGQESLFNALRLSIALKEQQTSLDLRLFLMSDAVIAGLNGQQPREGYNLQQMLEILTAQNVPVKLCKTCADARGISGLALVDGVEIGTLGELAQWTLAAEKVLTF, from the coding sequence ATGAGTAATGAAACGAGTTCACTGGTCATTATTGCCAATGGTGCTGCGTATGGACAGGAATCTTTATTTAATGCGCTGCGTTTATCCATTGCATTAAAAGAGCAGCAGACCAGTCTCGATTTACGTCTATTTTTAATGTCTGATGCAGTTATTGCTGGCCTTAATGGGCAACAGCCGCGAGAAGGCTATAATTTGCAGCAAATGTTAGAAATACTCACAGCACAGAATGTTCCGGTTAAACTCTGTAAAACGTGTGCAGATGCGCGTGGTATTAGCGGGTTAGCCTTAGTTGATGGGGTGGAAATCGGTACTTTGGGTGAACTGGCTCAATGGACGCTAGCGGCCGAGAAAGTTCTGACGTTTTGA
- the acrR gene encoding multidrug efflux transporter transcriptional repressor AcrR, producing MARKTKQQAEETRQQILDAAVREFSAHGVSGTSLTDIAVAAGVTRGAIYWHFKNKVDLFNEVWELSESKVDQLELEYQAKYPDNPLRILREILIYVLVSTREDCRRRALMEIVFHKCEFVGEMTPFHDARKVLDLASYERIESVLQGCIDANQLPTNLDTRRAAIIMRAYITGLMENWLFMPESFDIKQEAPVLIDAYLDMLGHSLSLLKETNSKA from the coding sequence ATGGCACGAAAAACCAAACAGCAAGCTGAAGAGACCCGGCAACAAATTCTAGATGCCGCCGTGCGGGAATTTTCTGCACACGGTGTTTCCGGCACTTCACTTACTGATATTGCTGTCGCCGCTGGTGTGACCCGAGGCGCAATTTACTGGCACTTCAAGAATAAGGTAGACCTGTTTAACGAAGTTTGGGAGTTATCAGAATCTAAAGTTGATCAGCTCGAATTAGAGTATCAGGCAAAATATCCTGATAATCCACTCCGTATTCTGCGTGAAATACTCATTTATGTTCTTGTTTCTACACGTGAGGATTGCCGACGTCGCGCATTAATGGAAATTGTATTCCATAAATGTGAATTTGTCGGAGAGATGACCCCCTTCCACGATGCACGCAAAGTCCTTGATTTAGCTAGCTATGAGCGAATTGAATCAGTTTTACAAGGCTGTATTGACGCCAATCAACTGCCCACAAATCTTGATACTCGCCGAGCTGCGATTATCATGAGAGCCTATATTACAGGTTTGATGGAAAACTGGCTTTTTATGCCGGAAAGTTTTGATATAAAACAAGAGGCACCAGTATTAATTGATGCTTATCTGGATATGCTAGGCCATAGCCTTTCCTTGCTAAAAGAGACTAACAGCAAGGCATAG
- the acrA gene encoding efflux RND transporter adaptor subunit AcrA: protein MSKNRGVMPLAAILVLSGSLVLIGCNDKDAAQAHAQQAPEVGIVTLKAAPLNITTELPGRTSAFRVAEVRPQVSGIILKRNYVEGSDVTAGTSLYQIDPATYQAAYDSAKGDLAKAQAAAEIARLTVNRYKPLLGTNYISKQEYDQAVSDSMQANASVLAAKAAVETARINLAYTQVTSPISGRTGKSSVTEGALVTSGQATAMTTVQQLDPMYVDVTQSSDEFLRLKKELTDGTLKQENGKAKVRLLLENGTEYAETGTLEFSGVTVDETTGSITIRAIFPNPNEALLPGMFVRARLDEGVRPDALLVPQQGITRNPRGEATAMVVGADDKVELRTLVANQAIGDKWLVTEGLKAGDRVIVSGLQKIRPGVQVKVQEATASAPKEAPADTAKKS from the coding sequence ATGAGCAAAAACAGAGGGGTAATGCCTCTGGCTGCAATTCTGGTACTTTCAGGCAGCTTAGTACTTATAGGATGTAATGACAAAGATGCGGCGCAAGCCCATGCTCAACAGGCACCTGAAGTCGGCATTGTGACGTTGAAAGCTGCACCACTGAATATCACAACCGAATTGCCTGGCCGCACGTCCGCATTCCGTGTTGCAGAAGTTCGTCCGCAAGTTAGCGGTATTATCCTTAAACGTAACTATGTTGAAGGCAGTGATGTCACCGCCGGAACATCACTTTATCAAATTGATCCTGCGACCTATCAGGCCGCTTATGACAGCGCAAAAGGTGATTTAGCTAAAGCACAAGCAGCGGCTGAAATCGCCCGTCTGACCGTGAATCGCTACAAACCATTGCTGGGCACGAACTACATCAGTAAGCAAGAGTATGACCAAGCGGTGTCTGATTCTATGCAAGCCAATGCTTCCGTTCTGGCGGCAAAAGCAGCGGTAGAAACTGCTCGTATTAATCTGGCTTATACCCAAGTCACCTCGCCAATCAGCGGGCGTACCGGTAAATCTTCAGTGACTGAAGGTGCATTGGTGACCAGTGGTCAGGCAACTGCAATGACTACCGTCCAACAACTTGACCCGATGTACGTTGATGTTACTCAGTCAAGCGATGAGTTCCTGCGCCTGAAAAAAGAGCTGACAGATGGCACGCTCAAACAAGAAAACGGTAAAGCTAAAGTTCGCTTGTTGCTGGAAAACGGCACTGAATATGCAGAAACCGGCACCTTAGAATTCTCTGGTGTGACCGTGGATGAAACCACCGGTTCTATTACTATCCGCGCCATTTTCCCTAACCCGAATGAAGCGTTGTTACCAGGGATGTTTGTTCGCGCCCGTCTGGATGAAGGTGTCCGTCCTGATGCACTGTTAGTGCCTCAGCAAGGTATAACCCGTAACCCACGTGGAGAAGCTACCGCGATGGTTGTTGGTGCAGATGACAAAGTTGAGTTGCGCACGTTAGTTGCTAACCAAGCTATTGGTGACAAATGGTTGGTCACTGAAGGGTTGAAAGCAGGTGATCGCGTTATTGTTTCCGGCTTGCAGAAAATCAGACCGGGCGTACAGGTAAAAGTGCAGGAAGCTACGGCGTCAGCACCAAAAGAAGCCCCAGCTGATACAGCGAAGAAGTCTTAA
- the acrB gene encoding efflux RND transporter permease AcrB: MAKFFIDRPIFAWVLAIILMLAGILAIMKLPVAQYPTIAPPAISISANYPGADATTVQNTVTQVIEQNMNGIDNLLYMSSSSDSSGNVQITLTFNSGTDPDIAQVQVQNKLQLAMPLLPQEVQQQGVSVEKSSSSFLMVAGFISEDGTMLQEDIADYVGSNVKDPISRTAGVGDVQLFGSQYAMRIWMDPHKLNNYNLTPVDVINAIKVQNNQVAAGQLGGTPPVPGQQLNSSIIAQTRLTSAEEFSKIMLKVNTDGSQVRLKDVAIVQLGAENYNVIARYNGKPAAGIGIKLATGANALNTSAAVKAELAKLQPFFPAGLKVVYPYDTTPFVKISINEVVKTLVEAIILVFLVMYLFLQNFRATLIPTIAVPVVLLGTFAILSALGYSINTLTMFGMVLAIGLLVDDAIVVVENVERVMQEEGLPPKEATKKSMEQIQGALVGIAMVLSAVFIPMAFFGGATGAIYRQFSITIVSAMVLSVLVALILTPALCATMLKPIAKGEHGPKTGFFGWFNRMFDKSTHHYTDSVANILRSTGRYLVIYLAIVIGMGVLFLRLPSSFLPEEDQGVFLTMVQLPAGATQERTQKVLNQVTDYYLDKEKDVVNSVFTVNGFGFSGQGQNTGLAFVSLKNWDERPGEQNKVPAIVGRASAAFSQIKDGLVFAFNLPAIVELGTATGFDFQLIDQGNVGHQKLTEARNQLLGMAAQHSDMLVGMRPNGLEDTPQFKVEVDQEKAQALGVAISDINTTLGSAMGGSYVNDFIDRGRVKKVYVQADAPFRMLPDDIDKWYVRNSSGQMVSFATFSSAKWEYGSPRLERYNGLPSMEILGQAAPGKSTGEAMDLMQELAAKLPSGVGYDWTGMSYQERLSGNQAPALYAISLIVVFLCLAALYESWSIPFSVMLVVPLGVVGALLAASLRGLNNDVYFQVGLLTTIGLSAKNAILIVEFAKDLMDKEGKGLVESTLEAVRMRLRPILMTSLAFILGVLPLVISSGAGSGAQNAVGTGVMGGMITATVLAIFFVPVFFVVVRRRFSRKSEDVEHAHAVDHKVK; the protein is encoded by the coding sequence ATGGCTAAGTTCTTTATAGATCGCCCCATTTTCGCTTGGGTTCTGGCTATCATTCTGATGTTGGCCGGTATCCTCGCGATAATGAAATTACCCGTTGCGCAATATCCGACCATTGCGCCACCGGCAATTTCAATCTCCGCCAACTACCCTGGCGCCGATGCGACTACTGTTCAGAATACAGTAACGCAGGTTATCGAACAGAACATGAACGGTATCGATAACTTGCTGTACATGTCTTCCAGCAGTGACTCATCCGGTAACGTTCAGATAACGTTGACCTTTAACTCAGGCACTGACCCGGATATTGCTCAGGTTCAGGTCCAGAACAAACTGCAATTAGCCATGCCATTATTGCCGCAAGAAGTGCAGCAACAAGGTGTGAGTGTTGAAAAGTCCAGTAGTAGCTTCCTAATGGTTGCCGGTTTTATTTCTGAAGACGGCACCATGCTACAAGAAGATATCGCTGACTATGTAGGTTCTAACGTTAAAGATCCCATCAGCCGTACCGCGGGTGTAGGTGATGTTCAGCTATTCGGTTCCCAGTACGCGATGCGTATCTGGATGGATCCGCACAAACTGAATAACTACAACCTGACGCCGGTTGATGTTATCAATGCTATTAAAGTCCAAAATAACCAAGTAGCCGCGGGTCAGTTAGGTGGAACACCACCGGTACCAGGCCAGCAACTGAACTCATCTATCATTGCGCAGACACGTTTAACCAGCGCGGAAGAGTTCAGCAAAATAATGCTGAAAGTGAATACAGATGGTTCGCAGGTTCGCCTAAAAGATGTGGCAATCGTGCAACTGGGGGCTGAAAACTATAACGTCATTGCCCGCTATAACGGTAAACCGGCAGCGGGTATTGGTATCAAGCTGGCGACAGGGGCTAACGCCCTGAACACCTCTGCGGCAGTAAAAGCGGAACTGGCCAAATTACAGCCGTTCTTCCCTGCTGGCTTGAAAGTGGTTTATCCATATGACACCACACCATTCGTTAAAATCTCCATTAACGAAGTGGTTAAAACATTGGTAGAAGCCATCATTCTGGTGTTCTTGGTTATGTATCTGTTCTTGCAAAACTTCCGTGCAACGTTGATTCCAACGATTGCAGTACCGGTTGTATTGCTCGGGACATTCGCCATTCTCTCCGCTTTGGGCTATTCGATAAACACCCTAACGATGTTTGGGATGGTGTTGGCGATAGGGCTATTGGTGGATGACGCCATCGTCGTCGTCGAGAACGTCGAACGTGTGATGCAAGAGGAAGGGCTGCCGCCGAAAGAAGCCACCAAAAAATCCATGGAGCAAATCCAAGGTGCTTTGGTGGGGATTGCGATGGTGCTGTCTGCGGTATTTATCCCAATGGCCTTCTTCGGTGGTGCTACTGGGGCTATTTATCGTCAGTTCTCCATTACTATCGTATCGGCGATGGTGCTCTCGGTACTGGTGGCATTGATTCTGACACCAGCATTGTGCGCAACGATGCTGAAACCTATCGCGAAAGGCGAGCATGGGCCAAAAACCGGCTTCTTCGGTTGGTTTAACCGCATGTTCGATAAAAGTACTCACCACTATACCGACAGCGTTGCCAATATCTTGCGCAGCACGGGGCGTTATCTGGTTATCTATCTGGCGATTGTGATTGGTATGGGAGTGCTGTTCCTGCGCTTACCGTCCTCATTCTTGCCGGAAGAGGATCAGGGTGTGTTCCTGACCATGGTGCAACTGCCTGCGGGTGCGACACAAGAACGTACTCAGAAAGTGCTAAATCAGGTAACTGACTATTATCTCGACAAAGAAAAAGACGTGGTTAATTCGGTATTTACCGTTAACGGCTTCGGTTTCAGTGGTCAAGGTCAGAACACCGGTCTGGCATTCGTCAGTCTGAAAAACTGGGATGAACGTCCGGGTGAGCAAAACAAAGTGCCAGCCATTGTTGGCCGCGCCTCCGCTGCTTTCTCGCAAATTAAAGACGGTTTAGTCTTCGCCTTTAACTTGCCAGCTATTGTGGAACTGGGTACGGCAACCGGCTTCGACTTCCAGTTGATTGATCAGGGTAACGTTGGGCATCAGAAATTAACTGAAGCGCGTAACCAACTGCTTGGCATGGCGGCGCAACATTCGGATATGCTGGTGGGCATGCGCCCTAACGGACTGGAAGATACACCACAGTTCAAAGTGGAAGTTGATCAGGAAAAAGCACAAGCGCTTGGCGTCGCTATTTCTGATATCAATACCACGCTAGGTTCTGCAATGGGCGGCAGCTATGTAAATGACTTTATCGACCGTGGTCGTGTTAAAAAAGTTTACGTGCAAGCTGATGCGCCATTCCGCATGCTACCGGATGATATTGATAAGTGGTATGTCCGTAACAGCTCAGGCCAGATGGTGTCATTTGCCACCTTCTCCAGCGCAAAATGGGAATACGGCTCACCGCGTCTGGAACGTTATAACGGCTTGCCATCCATGGAAATTCTGGGTCAAGCAGCACCGGGGAAAAGTACCGGTGAAGCCATGGACTTGATGCAAGAATTGGCGGCTAAATTACCTAGTGGCGTGGGTTATGACTGGACCGGTATGTCCTATCAGGAACGTCTGTCGGGTAACCAGGCTCCAGCACTGTATGCTATCTCACTGATAGTGGTCTTCTTGTGTCTGGCTGCGTTGTATGAAAGCTGGTCGATTCCATTCTCGGTCATGTTGGTGGTTCCACTGGGTGTGGTTGGTGCGTTACTGGCTGCCTCACTACGCGGTTTAAACAACGACGTTTACTTCCAAGTCGGCTTGTTGACCACGATTGGGCTATCAGCGAAGAACGCCATCTTGATTGTCGAGTTCGCTAAGGACTTGATGGACAAAGAAGGTAAAGGCTTGGTGGAGTCAACATTGGAGGCGGTGCGTATGCGTCTGCGACCAATCTTGATGACCTCACTGGCCTTTATCCTTGGGGTTCTGCCACTGGTTATCAGTAGCGGTGCAGGTTCTGGTGCACAGAATGCGGTTGGTACCGGGGTCATGGGCGGTATGATAACGGCCACAGTACTGGCCATCTTCTTTGTTCCGGTATTCTTCGTGGTGGTTCGCCGCCGCTTCAGCCGGAAAAGTGAAGATGTAGAACATGCACATGCTGTTGACCATAAGGTGAAGTAA
- a CDS encoding PRD domain-containing protein, with translation METRLKILYDAQVIDSTVYFGMLNVLTRLEQHWQLSIRHPQGEILITHMANALMRARQGQVIPTIDDEILKEIETTAIFANIREINSDLLSLFAFEVPDHELGYLLANLYGLHLAQQTES, from the coding sequence ATGGAAACAAGATTAAAAATCTTATATGACGCTCAGGTTATTGATTCCACAGTCTACTTTGGGATGCTTAATGTGCTCACTCGCTTGGAGCAACACTGGCAATTATCTATTCGCCATCCCCAAGGAGAAATATTAATCACTCACATGGCGAATGCGTTGATGCGAGCCCGTCAAGGACAGGTTATTCCGACTATCGACGATGAGATATTAAAAGAGATTGAAACTACGGCAATTTTTGCCAATATCAGGGAAATTAATAGCGATTTACTCTCACTGTTTGCCTTCGAAGTACCCGACCACGAATTAGGATATTTATTAGCAAACTTATATGGCCTGCATCTGGCCCAGCAGACAGAGAGCTAA